Proteins from a genomic interval of Streptomyces fodineus:
- the gabT gene encoding 4-aminobutyrate--2-oxoglutarate transaminase, with translation MTALPQERRVVTAIPGPKSQELQARRTAAVAQGVGSVLPVFTARAGGGIIEDVDGNRLIDFGSGIAVTSVGASAEAVVRRASAQLADFTHTCFMVTPYEGYVEVAEALAELTPGDHAKKSALFNSGAEAVENAVKIARAYTKRQAVVVFDHGYHGRTNLTMALTAKNMPYKHGFGPFAPEVYRVPVAYGYRWPTGAENAGPEAAKQAIDQMSKQVGADNIAAIIIEPVLGEGGFIEPAKGFLPEIVKFANDNGIVFVADEIQSGFCRTGQWFACEDEGIVPDLITTAKGIAGGLPLAAVTGRAEIMDAAHAGGLGGTYGGNPVACAGALGAIETMKELDLNGKAKRIEEIMKGRLTAMAEKFDIIGDVRGRGAMIAIELVKDRATKEPNPEATAALAKACHAEGLLVLTCGTYGNVLRFLPPLVIGEDLLSEGLDIIEQAFARV, from the coding sequence ATGACCGCACTTCCGCAGGAGCGCCGCGTCGTCACCGCCATCCCCGGCCCGAAGTCGCAGGAGCTGCAGGCCCGCCGTACCGCCGCGGTCGCGCAGGGCGTGGGCTCCGTGCTGCCGGTCTTCACCGCGCGCGCGGGTGGCGGGATCATCGAGGACGTCGACGGCAACCGGCTCATCGACTTCGGGTCCGGTATCGCCGTGACCAGCGTCGGCGCCTCCGCCGAGGCCGTCGTACGGCGGGCGAGCGCCCAGCTCGCCGACTTCACCCACACCTGTTTCATGGTCACCCCGTACGAGGGGTACGTGGAGGTCGCGGAGGCTCTGGCCGAGCTGACGCCCGGTGACCACGCCAAGAAGTCCGCGCTGTTCAACTCCGGCGCCGAGGCCGTCGAGAACGCCGTCAAGATCGCTCGTGCGTACACCAAGCGGCAGGCCGTCGTGGTGTTCGACCACGGGTACCACGGGCGGACCAACCTGACGATGGCGCTCACCGCCAAGAACATGCCGTACAAGCACGGGTTCGGCCCGTTCGCGCCCGAGGTGTACCGGGTGCCGGTGGCGTACGGCTACCGCTGGCCGACCGGGGCCGAGAACGCCGGTCCCGAGGCCGCCAAGCAGGCCATCGACCAGATGTCCAAGCAGGTCGGCGCGGACAACATCGCCGCGATCATCATCGAGCCGGTCCTCGGCGAGGGCGGCTTCATCGAGCCGGCCAAGGGCTTCCTGCCGGAGATCGTGAAGTTCGCCAACGACAACGGCATCGTCTTCGTCGCCGACGAGATCCAGAGCGGCTTCTGCCGGACCGGGCAGTGGTTCGCCTGCGAGGACGAGGGGATCGTCCCGGATCTCATCACCACCGCCAAGGGCATCGCCGGCGGGCTTCCGCTCGCCGCCGTCACCGGGCGCGCCGAGATCATGGACGCCGCGCACGCCGGTGGGCTGGGCGGTACCTACGGCGGTAACCCGGTCGCGTGCGCCGGTGCGCTCGGTGCCATCGAGACCATGAAGGAGCTGGACCTCAACGGCAAGGCCAAGCGCATCGAGGAGATCATGAAGGGTCGCCTCACCGCCATGGCCGAGAAGTTCGACATCATCGGTGACGTGCGTGGGCGCGGCGCGATGATCGCCATCGAGCTGGTCAAGGACCGCGCCACCAAGGAGCCGAACCCCGAGGCCACCGCCGCGCTCGCCAAGGCCTGCCACGCCGAGGGCCTGCTGGTCCTGACCTGTGGCACCTACGGCAACGTGCTGCGCTTCCTGCCCCCGCTGGTGATCGGCGAGGACCTGCTGAGCGAGGGCCTCGACATCATCGAGCAGGCCTTCGCGCGCGTCTGA
- a CDS encoding chitinase: MDRAPRAPRARRPRSVLALLTAALLAVPGITALSSAARAADADIAKNGGFESGLDGWTCTAGTTVNSPVHSGGSALQATPAGSDDAQCTQTVTVQPGSQYTLSGYVRGSYVYLGANGTGTTDVSTWTQSAPDWQKLTTTFTTGAATTKVTLYTHGWYGTGAYYADDVSLVGPGGSGTGTGQPPAAPAGLRATAVTSSSVALSWTAVTGATSYAVYRDGVKSQIVNGASATVTGLSASTAYGFQVTASNDAGESAKSAVVTATTGAGTGGGSAGLPAHALVGYLHASFANGSGYTRLADVPGSWDVIDLAFGEPTSPTSGDIRFNRCPVTECPNVESDADFKAAIKAKQAAGKKVLISIGGQNGQVQLTTAAARDTFVSSVADIIDTYGLDGLDIDFEGHSLSLDTSDTDFENPTTPVIVNLISALKTLKAKYGSGFVLTMAPETFFVQNGYRYYGTGKWGGQDPRCGAYLPVIHALRDDLTLLHVQDYNSGPIMGLDNQYHSMGGADFHIAMTDMLLTGFPVAGDPDKVFPPLRPDQVAIGMPASTEAGNGYVPPSEVTKTLGCLTRRTNCGSYATHGTWPALRGLMTWSVNWDRYANWEFQKTFDAYFG; encoded by the coding sequence GTGGACCGCGCCCCACGCGCCCCGCGCGCACGTCGTCCCAGATCCGTCCTCGCCCTGCTCACCGCCGCACTGCTGGCGGTGCCCGGCATCACCGCGCTCTCGTCGGCCGCCCGGGCGGCCGACGCGGACATCGCGAAGAACGGCGGGTTCGAGTCCGGCCTCGACGGCTGGACCTGCACGGCCGGTACGACGGTCAACTCACCCGTGCACAGCGGTGGTTCCGCGCTGCAGGCGACCCCGGCGGGCAGCGACGACGCGCAGTGCACCCAGACGGTGACCGTCCAGCCCGGCTCGCAGTACACACTGTCCGGATACGTCCGCGGCTCGTACGTCTACCTCGGCGCGAACGGCACCGGCACCACCGACGTCTCCACCTGGACCCAGTCCGCCCCCGACTGGCAGAAGCTCACCACCACCTTCACCACCGGCGCGGCCACCACGAAGGTGACCCTCTACACGCACGGCTGGTACGGCACCGGCGCGTACTACGCCGACGACGTCTCCCTGGTCGGCCCGGGCGGCAGCGGGACCGGCACCGGACAGCCGCCCGCCGCGCCCGCCGGCCTGAGGGCCACCGCGGTCACCTCGTCCTCCGTGGCCCTGTCCTGGACGGCGGTGACCGGCGCCACGAGTTACGCCGTCTACCGTGACGGAGTGAAGTCCCAGATCGTGAACGGCGCTTCGGCCACCGTCACCGGGCTGTCCGCCTCGACGGCGTACGGCTTCCAGGTCACCGCGAGCAACGACGCCGGGGAGTCCGCGAAGTCCGCGGTCGTGACGGCGACGACCGGCGCGGGTACCGGCGGCGGTTCCGCCGGCCTGCCCGCCCACGCCCTCGTCGGCTATCTGCACGCGAGCTTCGCCAACGGATCCGGCTACACCCGCCTCGCCGACGTACCCGGCAGCTGGGACGTCATCGACCTCGCCTTCGGCGAGCCCACCTCGCCCACCTCCGGGGACATCCGCTTCAACCGCTGCCCGGTCACCGAGTGCCCGAACGTGGAGAGCGACGCCGACTTCAAGGCCGCGATCAAGGCCAAGCAGGCGGCCGGCAAGAAGGTGCTGATCTCCATCGGCGGCCAGAACGGCCAGGTCCAGCTGACCACCGCCGCCGCCCGCGACACCTTCGTCTCCTCCGTGGCGGACATCATCGACACCTACGGCCTCGACGGCCTGGACATCGACTTCGAGGGCCACTCGCTGTCCCTGGACACGAGCGACACCGACTTCGAGAACCCCACCACACCGGTGATCGTGAACCTGATCTCGGCGCTGAAGACCTTGAAGGCCAAGTACGGCTCCGGGTTCGTACTGACCATGGCGCCCGAGACGTTCTTCGTGCAGAACGGCTACCGGTACTACGGCACCGGCAAGTGGGGCGGCCAGGACCCGCGCTGCGGGGCCTACCTCCCGGTCATCCACGCCCTGCGCGACGACCTCACGCTCCTGCACGTCCAGGACTACAACTCCGGGCCGATCATGGGCCTGGACAACCAGTACCACTCCATGGGCGGCGCCGACTTCCACATCGCCATGACCGACATGCTGCTCACCGGCTTCCCGGTGGCGGGCGACCCGGACAAGGTCTTCCCGCCCCTGCGCCCCGACCAGGTCGCGATCGGCATGCCGGCCTCGACCGAGGCGGGCAACGGCTACGTACCGCCGTCCGAGGTCACGAAGACCCTGGGCTGCCTGACGAGGAGGACGAACTGCGGCTCGTACGCGACCCACGGGACCTGGCCGGCGCTGCGCGGTCTGATGACGTGGTCCGTGAACTGGGACCGCTACGCGAACTGGGAGTTCCAGAAGACCTTCGACGCGTACTTCGGCTGA